From the Nonlabens marinus S1-08 genome, one window contains:
- the menD gene encoding 2-succinyl-5-enolpyruvyl-6-hydroxy-3-cyclohexene-1-carboxylic-acid synthase, producing the protein MTTSILHAQQVILLFKKRGISHIVISPGSRNAPLTIGFTADDFFKCYSIVDERCAAHFALGIAQQLQEPVAILCTSGSAMLNYYPAVAEAFYSEIPLIVLSADRPPHKIDIGDGQTIRQQHVYANHILFDTQLEMIHNEDQTEYLVTNERAINKAINISISKNGPVHLNIPFEEPLYKKVEQFSLEVKVMDVLKDETTIIPDQFFENWNKAKRKLIILSTLNPPVFEKEDLDLLSSDPSVLIMSEVSANVVHKNIVWGIDTLIAPIEFDDEQIAALQPDLVVTIGGMIVSKKIKQYLRRFETKIHYHIGKRRAYDTFFKLAAHIKMPPRKWLQQLPTDYLESNYQQQWLDHFKMYLDKKPEYIQRIPWSDFKIFDLIFNQLPGNITLQLGNSSTIRYAQLFKMNDTHRVFSNRGTSGIDGCTSTAIGAAVGGKQQTILITGDVSFFYDSNALWNNYIPDNFKIILINNSGGGIFRILPGEKDESYFSTFFETTHQLDATHLCKMHDVGYHKVGDEFAFAKAYNSFINDNTRPQLLEIFTPREVNDEILLGYFKYLK; encoded by the coding sequence ATGACGACATCCATCCTTCACGCGCAGCAAGTCATCCTTCTATTTAAGAAAAGAGGTATTTCTCATATCGTTATTTCCCCTGGATCTCGGAATGCTCCCTTGACCATAGGTTTCACGGCAGACGATTTTTTCAAATGCTATAGTATTGTGGATGAACGTTGTGCGGCTCACTTTGCCTTAGGAATTGCCCAGCAGTTACAGGAACCTGTGGCTATTTTATGTACCAGCGGTAGCGCCATGCTCAATTACTACCCAGCAGTTGCAGAGGCTTTTTACAGTGAGATCCCGTTAATTGTTTTAAGTGCAGATCGCCCACCTCATAAAATTGATATAGGGGATGGACAAACCATACGACAGCAGCATGTATATGCAAATCACATCCTGTTTGATACCCAGTTAGAAATGATTCATAATGAGGATCAGACAGAATATCTGGTAACCAACGAGAGAGCGATTAATAAAGCGATCAATATATCTATATCTAAAAACGGTCCAGTACATTTAAATATTCCTTTTGAAGAACCTCTCTATAAAAAAGTGGAGCAGTTCTCTCTAGAGGTCAAAGTAATGGACGTACTTAAGGATGAAACCACCATTATTCCTGATCAATTCTTTGAAAACTGGAATAAAGCCAAACGTAAATTGATCATCCTTTCCACTTTGAATCCGCCAGTATTTGAAAAGGAGGATTTGGACTTGTTGAGTTCTGACCCTAGTGTTTTGATCATGAGTGAGGTAAGTGCTAATGTAGTTCATAAAAATATCGTTTGGGGTATCGACACCCTTATCGCTCCCATAGAGTTTGATGATGAGCAAATTGCAGCGTTGCAGCCTGATCTTGTGGTTACTATTGGCGGTATGATCGTTTCTAAAAAGATCAAGCAATACTTGCGCCGGTTTGAAACAAAGATTCATTATCATATAGGGAAACGTAGAGCATATGACACCTTTTTTAAACTCGCTGCACACATTAAAATGCCTCCGCGAAAATGGTTGCAACAATTACCAACGGACTATTTAGAAAGTAATTACCAGCAACAATGGTTGGATCATTTCAAGATGTATTTAGACAAGAAACCTGAGTATATACAACGAATCCCTTGGAGTGATTTCAAGATTTTTGATCTGATCTTCAATCAGTTACCAGGCAATATCACACTACAGTTAGGGAATAGCAGTACGATACGGTATGCCCAATTGTTTAAAATGAATGATACGCATCGCGTCTTCTCCAATCGTGGAACTAGTGGTATTGATGGCTGCACCAGCACTGCAATAGGTGCGGCTGTGGGAGGTAAACAGCAAACGATTTTAATCACTGGTGATGTGAGTTTTTTCTACGATTCAAACGCCTTATGGAATAACTACATACCTGATAATTTCAAAATTATTTTGATCAATAATAGTGGTGGCGGGATCTTCCGGATTTTACCAGGGGAGAAGGATGAATCGTATTTCTCAACCTTTTTTGAGACAACACACCAGCTTGATGCAACGCATTTATGTAAGATGCATGATGTAGGCTACCACAAGGTTGGAGATGAATTCGCTTTCGCGAAAGCGTACAACAGCTTCATCAACGATAACACAAGACCACAATTGTTAGAGATATTTACACCGCGGGAAGTGAACGATGAAATATTATTGGGCTACTTCAAGTACTTGAAGTAA
- a CDS encoding isochorismate synthase: MRENLLTYTSQLLRDETPFFLLRKSGENHIQVSSQKSKKLYNQPHDKMAYAIFSKFQKSEDQIFVYAEVIQEFEWSVEVTKASHQSISSNSEARKDHEKLVSDAVQTIRNTELQKVVLSRKESVVRNHSDIQILENLLDSYPIANCYFFYHPAVGKWMGATPETLLSYKNGVLQTMSLAGTQKLQNGVKVTWGKKEKQEQNLVTDFIISALQIAGVEKIKSGETETVQAGNLLHLRTQIQATTTFYNLQNCINELHPTPAVCGLPRSIALKYILDHENYDRSFYTGYLGWNDPQSQTADYYVNLRCMELQEDAIQLYAGGGITAMSDPTAEFEEVQNKLLTMASIV; the protein is encoded by the coding sequence CGGGCGAGAATCACATTCAAGTAAGTAGTCAAAAGTCTAAAAAACTCTATAATCAGCCACATGACAAAATGGCTTACGCTATTTTTTCAAAATTTCAAAAATCAGAAGACCAGATATTTGTATATGCTGAAGTGATTCAAGAGTTTGAGTGGAGTGTTGAGGTTACAAAAGCGAGTCATCAAAGCATATCTAGCAATTCAGAAGCTAGAAAAGATCATGAAAAACTAGTTTCAGACGCCGTACAAACGATCAGAAATACGGAACTTCAAAAGGTAGTACTGTCAAGAAAGGAATCGGTTGTCAGGAATCATTCGGACATCCAAATATTGGAAAACCTACTAGATTCTTACCCGATTGCTAACTGCTATTTCTTCTATCATCCCGCTGTGGGAAAATGGATGGGAGCAACACCTGAAACACTTCTTTCCTACAAGAATGGAGTGCTTCAAACCATGTCTCTAGCGGGTACGCAAAAGCTTCAAAATGGAGTTAAAGTTACTTGGGGAAAAAAGGAAAAACAAGAACAAAATCTTGTGACTGATTTTATCATTTCAGCACTTCAAATTGCAGGAGTGGAGAAGATCAAATCAGGAGAAACTGAAACGGTACAAGCAGGAAACCTTTTGCATTTGAGAACTCAAATTCAAGCAACCACGACCTTTTATAATTTACAGAATTGTATTAACGAGTTACATCCCACACCTGCTGTTTGTGGGTTACCTCGCTCTATAGCTTTGAAATATATTCTTGATCATGAAAATTACGATCGGTCATTTTATACAGGCTACTTGGGTTGGAACGATCCTCAATCGCAAACGGCAGATTATTACGTGAACTTAAGATGCATGGAATTGCAAGAAGATGCAATTCAATTGTATGCTGGCGGCGGAATCACTGCTATGAGTGATCCGACTGCAGAGTTTGAGGAAGTGCAAAACAAACTGTTGACGATGGCTTCCATTGTATAG